A portion of the Adhaeribacter radiodurans genome contains these proteins:
- a CDS encoding Ig-like domain-containing protein has product MIKTSTLSLSFIVLFSIFANLTGKAQSWLDVNSTEISTGRGTNLSFALTKTGTPFVAYSESALAGRAVVKKFDGTRWVQVGTGGISVDYAGELALALDKNNVPYLAFTDMASNGQLSVKKFNGTNWVNVGTGSVSAGYPQSIQLVISTTGVPYLSYTDNGRGWIKQLNGTNWQTIGANGFALNPTEKIALTLNAQNVPYVAFADPAQGGQVTVQRWNGSAWASVGANGVGTGTACDLSIVLAGNGTPYVAYREFRGNALDKLGKMKMKQFNGTTWEEVGTTTFSDSWVYFAAIGVDKNNVPYVAYRESSTGIGNPGLTKVKRLNGREWEEIGTSNLTSGSLTDVSLAIADSGLLYVAFADGVRARPATVLKLDVPKLVLTTKAPTELAILPNSDNGISSTDGITNVSMPTITGMANPTSLVTIYVDGKNVGTCQADSTGRWTFTFTEALDAGHRLITATASDALGNTSAPSVSLSLNLDFTAPVFSGVTEGVAYRTDKSITYSGGTATLNNLPYVSNTAISAEGNYTLLVTDVAGNSISVSFFIDKTIPVASVLINNNAGLTNINNATINIVAPDAAEMRFYDDNDNSIWSNWEPVNAIKAWALSNGSGSKWVKLQVRDAAGNMSATVSDNITLDQTAPTAVLAATVTSTTSLATIPVKITFSENVTGFTANSITVTNGLKGTFSGSGKAYTLNVVAPVLLPSMSATISVNMAAGLVTDAAGNKNAAATTLTVNYVSPITAPIVATNAIALLNANTMNVGGNVTKSGGSPVLARGIVYSTTSTAPTINSAKLLLGLGEGVFSSTLKLKAGLTYYVRAYATNLIGTSYGTVQKITIPAATAAVTQSVNASAPKVQLSNYPNPFQNQTTITFTSGVATDYQLQVYDVNGTLMNSLKAGKAKAGEKVLVDWMATNNMKAGIYIVRLITNAGVQNLKVIYNN; this is encoded by the coding sequence ATGATAAAAACTTCTACTCTTTCACTCTCCTTTATTGTCCTTTTCTCCATCTTTGCTAATCTTACTGGTAAGGCTCAAAGTTGGCTGGATGTAAATTCAACTGAAATCTCTACTGGGAGAGGGACTAATTTAAGTTTTGCTCTTACTAAAACCGGTACTCCATTCGTGGCGTATTCCGAAAGCGCGTTAGCTGGCCGGGCAGTTGTTAAAAAATTCGACGGTACGCGGTGGGTGCAAGTAGGTACCGGCGGCATTTCGGTTGATTATGCCGGAGAATTGGCCTTAGCTTTAGATAAAAATAATGTACCCTACCTGGCTTTTACCGATATGGCCAGCAATGGCCAACTAAGCGTTAAAAAGTTTAATGGTACTAATTGGGTAAATGTAGGTACTGGCAGCGTATCGGCCGGTTATCCGCAATCTATTCAATTAGTTATTTCTACTACGGGTGTTCCTTATTTATCATATACCGATAATGGCCGGGGTTGGATAAAACAACTGAATGGCACTAACTGGCAAACTATTGGTGCCAATGGCTTTGCTCTAAACCCTACCGAAAAAATTGCCTTAACTCTGAATGCCCAAAATGTACCTTACGTTGCTTTTGCTGATCCAGCACAAGGCGGACAAGTTACCGTACAGCGTTGGAATGGTAGTGCCTGGGCATCAGTAGGTGCGAATGGAGTGGGTACAGGTACCGCCTGCGATCTTTCTATTGTACTGGCAGGTAATGGCACTCCTTATGTGGCTTACCGGGAGTTTCGGGGAAATGCTTTAGATAAACTAGGCAAAATGAAAATGAAGCAATTTAACGGCACTACTTGGGAAGAAGTAGGTACTACTACCTTTTCAGATTCATGGGTTTATTTTGCTGCCATAGGAGTAGATAAAAATAATGTTCCTTACGTAGCTTACCGCGAAAGCTCTACTGGTATTGGTAACCCCGGTTTAACGAAAGTAAAACGTTTAAATGGACGTGAATGGGAAGAAATTGGTACTTCTAATTTAACTTCTGGTTCGTTAACCGATGTTTCTTTGGCAATTGCTGATAGTGGCTTGTTATACGTAGCCTTTGCCGATGGTGTTAGAGCCCGGCCAGCTACTGTTCTAAAATTAGATGTTCCAAAATTAGTTTTAACTACCAAAGCTCCAACAGAATTGGCTATTTTACCAAACAGCGATAATGGCATCAGCTCTACCGATGGTATTACAAATGTAAGCATGCCAACTATTACCGGTATGGCCAATCCGACCTCCTTAGTTACTATTTATGTAGACGGTAAAAATGTTGGAACTTGCCAGGCAGATAGCACCGGCCGCTGGACTTTTACCTTTACTGAGGCTTTAGATGCTGGTCACCGCCTTATTACGGCTACTGCCAGCGATGCTTTAGGAAATACCAGTGCGCCTAGCGTTTCATTATCTCTTAATTTAGATTTTACTGCTCCTGTATTTAGCGGCGTAACCGAAGGAGTTGCTTACCGTACCGATAAATCCATTACCTACAGTGGCGGAACCGCAACTTTAAACAACCTTCCGTATGTAAGTAATACTGCTATCAGCGCCGAAGGAAATTATACCTTATTAGTAACCGATGTTGCCGGTAATTCTATCAGTGTTAGCTTTTTCATTGATAAAACCATTCCGGTAGCTTCTGTACTCATTAACAATAATGCTGGTTTAACCAACATCAACAATGCAACCATTAATATCGTGGCCCCGGATGCTGCAGAAATGCGCTTCTACGATGATAATGACAATTCTATCTGGTCTAACTGGGAACCTGTAAATGCCATTAAAGCCTGGGCTTTATCTAATGGCAGTGGCAGTAAATGGGTAAAATTACAAGTGCGCGATGCAGCCGGTAATATGTCTGCTACTGTGTCAGATAACATTACTTTAGATCAAACGGCCCCTACTGCTGTATTGGCTGCTACAGTAACAAGCACTACCAGTTTAGCTACTATTCCGGTTAAAATTACCTTCTCCGAAAATGTGACTGGTTTTACGGCTAACTCTATTACGGTAACAAATGGCTTAAAAGGTACTTTTTCCGGCAGCGGCAAAGCTTATACTTTAAACGTAGTGGCACCAGTTCTGCTACCATCTATGTCAGCAACCATTTCGGTTAACATGGCTGCCGGATTAGTAACAGATGCAGCCGGAAACAAGAATGCAGCGGCAACTACTTTAACTGTTAACTACGTATCACCTATCACGGCTCCAATAGTTGCTACCAACGCTATTGCACTGCTTAATGCTAATACCATGAACGTTGGAGGTAATGTAACAAAAAGTGGAGGAAGCCCTGTATTAGCCCGTGGTATTGTTTATAGTACTACTTCAACTGCTCCTACTATTAACAGCGCTAAATTATTGCTGGGTTTGGGTGAAGGTGTTTTTTCAAGCACCCTTAAATTAAAAGCTGGTCTTACCTATTATGTACGTGCATACGCTACTAACCTGATTGGTACTTCTTACGGAACGGTTCAAAAAATTACCATACCCGCAGCTACTGCTGCTGTAACCCAATCCGTAAATGCTTCTGCTCCGAAAGTACAGTTAAGCAACTATCCAAATCCATTCCAGAATCAAACTACCATAACATTTACTTCTGGGGTGGCTACCGATTACCAATTACAAGTATACGATGTAAATGGTACATTAATGAACAGCTTAAAAGCTGGAAAAGCTAAGGCTGGTGAGAAGGTGCTGGTAGATTGGATGGCTACCAACAACATGAAAGCCGGTATTTACATTGTTCGGTTAATTACTAATGCCGGAGTACAAAATCTAAAAGTTATATACAACAACTAG
- a CDS encoding S8 family serine peptidase, whose amino-acid sequence MAPGQALQKIGPELATLLNQATTNNKGTGATAISRFPVNKSLLQIKNNQVVIQALAESNTEQLLTDLKKLGLTHPASYGRMVSGLIPIAALDKVAKLKSMRSARPAYKPATRIGKATTQGDRAVYADSARKQQVVTGKGSKVGLISDSYNSIGEADKGIKSGDLPGKNNPNGFTTSVQVLLDEAPGWGTDEGRAMAEVVHDVAPGAELAFYSADFGQASFAQGIIDLQQVGCNVIVDDILYFDEPMFQDGIVAQAIDEVKKNGTSYFTAAGNQGRDSYQAAYKPGGVAYFGSKSFLGPQKARNAHNFAPAGKKKDVTQRIFIPVGASFIISFQYSEPFYSVGNGSSKGAQSDLDIYLLTEDTTDVVSSGTYANINNDPVEVFSFFNDGSYDSNYFNILIDKFEGASPSIIKYVLFRAPTDEISIKEYNTNSSTIYGHNNAAGAITTGAVFFLDTPAYGIEDPVAESFSSAGGTPLVYDENGKPRSRIVRRKPEIMAPDGGSNTFFGEAYLDEFYFFGTSAAAPHAAAVAALMQEANGNNLSPDKVKTTLEQTAQNMNDPGFDFETGYGLINAQKALERVSTPRVREFNLVDADSRKTIKRLQEGDIINLTRLPTRNVFIYVRTGPTHVGSVLFDVNGDKKTESKAPYNYPGSTDDYFKITEGNYTITAVPYTQANGKGTAGVPLTLNFRVVEEKIIRFELFDINNGSVVQELKEGDELNLATLPTHLNIRAVTNPVRVGSVQFTLNNKTTIENLNTYDLAGSSGKSIDFKPGTYTLSASIYPYEMARGMVGGSKTITFKVTDRATKNDNSKEQLTVYPNPFPQKTKLQFSVPETGNTTLTIYDLNGRPVVILHNGEAIAGKQYEYVLDGSSLPGGWYISRLVTSKNTYHQKLRLTK is encoded by the coding sequence ATGGCTCCGGGGCAAGCTTTACAAAAAATAGGACCAGAATTAGCTACTTTACTAAATCAAGCCACTACAAATAATAAAGGTACCGGTGCCACCGCTATATCTCGTTTTCCAGTTAATAAAAGTTTATTGCAGATAAAGAACAACCAGGTTGTTATACAGGCATTGGCCGAAAGTAATACCGAACAATTACTAACTGATTTAAAAAAACTTGGCTTAACCCATCCCGCATCTTACGGCCGCATGGTTTCGGGGCTGATACCCATTGCCGCTCTTGATAAAGTAGCAAAATTAAAAAGCATGCGCTCGGCTCGTCCGGCTTATAAACCAGCTACTAGAATAGGCAAGGCAACCACTCAAGGCGATAGAGCCGTATACGCCGATTCGGCCCGTAAGCAGCAGGTAGTAACCGGCAAAGGTTCTAAAGTTGGCCTGATATCGGATAGTTATAATTCAATAGGAGAAGCCGATAAAGGTATTAAATCCGGAGACTTGCCTGGTAAAAATAACCCGAACGGTTTTACTACTTCCGTGCAGGTACTTCTGGATGAAGCTCCCGGCTGGGGAACCGACGAAGGACGGGCTATGGCAGAAGTGGTGCACGATGTGGCACCCGGCGCTGAACTCGCTTTTTACTCCGCTGATTTTGGCCAGGCCAGTTTTGCTCAGGGAATTATAGATTTACAGCAAGTTGGTTGTAACGTTATCGTAGACGATATTCTTTACTTCGACGAACCCATGTTTCAGGATGGAATTGTTGCCCAGGCGATAGATGAGGTGAAGAAAAACGGAACCAGTTACTTTACCGCGGCCGGTAACCAGGGGCGCGATTCGTATCAGGCCGCTTATAAACCAGGAGGCGTAGCTTATTTTGGCAGCAAATCATTCCTTGGTCCTCAAAAAGCCCGTAATGCGCATAACTTTGCCCCGGCCGGCAAGAAAAAAGATGTTACCCAGCGCATTTTTATTCCGGTTGGAGCCAGCTTTATCATTTCTTTCCAGTACAGCGAACCTTTCTATTCCGTAGGAAATGGCAGCAGCAAGGGAGCGCAATCTGATTTAGATATTTACCTGCTCACCGAAGATACCACCGATGTAGTAAGTTCAGGTACGTACGCCAACATAAACAACGACCCCGTTGAGGTATTTTCTTTTTTTAATGATGGCTCTTATGACAGTAATTACTTTAACATTCTCATTGATAAATTTGAAGGTGCATCGCCGAGCATTATAAAATACGTTCTTTTTAGAGCTCCTACCGACGAAATAAGCATAAAAGAATACAATACCAATAGCAGTACTATTTACGGACACAACAATGCAGCGGGAGCCATTACCACCGGAGCCGTATTTTTTCTGGATACCCCGGCTTACGGTATTGAAGATCCGGTAGCGGAAAGTTTTTCCTCGGCCGGTGGCACCCCCTTGGTTTACGACGAGAATGGTAAACCCCGCTCCCGGATCGTGCGGCGAAAGCCCGAAATTATGGCACCCGACGGAGGCAGTAATACGTTCTTTGGCGAGGCTTATTTAGATGAATTTTACTTTTTTGGCACCTCGGCGGCTGCCCCCCATGCGGCCGCGGTAGCAGCGCTCATGCAGGAAGCCAACGGCAATAATTTAAGTCCCGATAAAGTAAAAACCACCTTGGAACAAACGGCGCAAAATATGAACGATCCTGGTTTTGATTTTGAAACAGGTTACGGTTTAATAAATGCCCAGAAAGCCTTAGAGCGGGTATCTACACCCAGAGTTCGGGAGTTTAATTTAGTAGATGCCGACTCGCGTAAAACGATTAAACGCTTGCAGGAAGGCGACATTATTAATCTTACCCGCTTGCCAACCCGCAATGTATTTATTTATGTCCGTACCGGTCCTACTCACGTGGGCAGTGTATTGTTTGATGTAAACGGAGATAAGAAAACAGAAAGCAAAGCCCCTTACAACTACCCGGGGTCAACCGATGATTATTTTAAAATAACCGAAGGTAATTACACCATTACCGCCGTTCCGTATACCCAAGCCAATGGCAAAGGAACAGCAGGCGTTCCGCTTACCCTTAACTTCCGGGTTGTAGAAGAAAAAATAATTCGGTTCGAGCTTTTTGATATAAACAACGGCAGCGTGGTTCAGGAGCTGAAAGAAGGCGATGAATTAAATTTAGCAACTTTACCGACTCACTTAAACATTCGGGCAGTTACTAATCCGGTTCGGGTAGGCAGCGTGCAGTTTACCTTAAATAATAAAACTACCATCGAAAATTTAAATACTTACGATCTGGCTGGTAGTTCAGGGAAAAGCATTGATTTTAAACCGGGAACTTATACTTTATCAGCATCCATTTACCCCTACGAAATGGCCCGGGGTATGGTAGGTGGTTCTAAAACAATTACTTTTAAGGTAACAGATAGAGCTACCAAAAATGATAATTCAAAAGAGCAGCTAACGGTGTATCCAAATCCTTTTCCGCAAAAAACCAAACTGCAATTTAGCGTACCCGAAACCGGAAATACTACTCTTACAATTTATGATTTAAACGGCAGACCTGTAGTAATTTTACACAACGGCGAAGCCATTGCCGGCAAGCAATACGAGTACGTACTAGATGGCAGTTCGCTGCCGGGGGGCTGGTACATTAGCCGTTTGGTAACCAGCAAAAACACATACCATCAAAAACTTAGGCTCACCAAGTAA
- a CDS encoding sialate O-acetylesterase — protein MLRNALQFWAICLLFLLSNQTVKAVSLPKIFGSHMVLQQNAEITMWGWGNPSEEITVTSSWNQEAVKTKASNLAQWQVKLKTPAAGGPFTIMVKGHNAINLEDVLIGEVWLCSGQSNMEWTTNAGIDNGAAEIPKANFPSIRFFTVPRKSADGAQLDVDGQWVVCTPQTMPYFSAVGYFFGRQIHQNLSMPVGLINSSWGGTPAEVWVNPQAIAKSENLVDAAAKLKEVPWGPVRPGKAYNAMIAPLIPFRLAGALWYQGEANVSDPGNYAQLLPALIQNWRQEWSNDFPFYYVQLAPYKYGRPHEGAMLREAQRRTLTTPNTGMIVISDIGNKEDIHPRNKIDVGLRLANLALAKTYGKKDIVYSGPLYRSMKVEGNKIRVSFDHAESGLVVKNGKELTDFEIAGSDQKFVKASARISGKTIIVQAPEVKDPVAVRFAWDNIAEPNLFNKAGLPASTFHPGDNFADSQ, from the coding sequence ATGTTAAGAAACGCGCTACAGTTTTGGGCTATCTGCCTTTTATTTCTTCTTTCAAATCAAACAGTAAAGGCGGTTTCGCTGCCTAAAATATTTGGCAGCCATATGGTATTGCAGCAAAATGCCGAAATTACCATGTGGGGCTGGGGTAATCCGAGTGAGGAGATTACGGTAACAAGTAGCTGGAACCAGGAAGCAGTTAAAACAAAAGCCAGTAACCTGGCCCAATGGCAGGTAAAACTTAAAACCCCGGCAGCGGGCGGCCCATTTACGATTATGGTAAAAGGGCATAATGCCATTAACCTGGAAGATGTTTTGATAGGTGAAGTGTGGCTTTGCTCCGGACAATCGAACATGGAATGGACCACGAATGCAGGCATTGATAATGGCGCCGCCGAAATACCAAAAGCTAATTTTCCGTCTATCCGGTTTTTTACGGTACCTCGTAAGTCGGCAGACGGTGCCCAGTTAGATGTAGATGGCCAGTGGGTAGTATGCACACCCCAAACTATGCCATATTTTAGCGCCGTAGGTTACTTTTTCGGTCGGCAAATTCATCAGAACTTAAGCATGCCGGTAGGTTTAATAAATAGTAGTTGGGGCGGCACTCCCGCCGAAGTATGGGTAAACCCGCAAGCTATTGCAAAAAGTGAAAATTTAGTTGATGCGGCTGCTAAGCTGAAAGAGGTGCCCTGGGGACCGGTAAGACCTGGTAAAGCGTATAATGCCATGATTGCCCCATTGATACCTTTTCGGCTGGCCGGTGCGTTGTGGTACCAGGGCGAAGCCAACGTGAGCGACCCTGGTAATTATGCCCAATTGTTACCCGCTTTAATCCAGAACTGGCGACAAGAATGGAGCAATGATTTTCCGTTTTATTATGTGCAACTGGCGCCTTACAAATATGGCCGTCCGCACGAAGGAGCTATGTTACGCGAAGCCCAGCGGCGAACGTTAACCACACCTAACACGGGAATGATAGTTATCAGCGACATTGGTAACAAAGAAGATATTCACCCGCGCAACAAAATTGATGTTGGTTTAAGGCTCGCTAACCTGGCTTTAGCTAAAACTTACGGTAAAAAAGATATTGTTTATTCCGGACCGCTTTATAGGAGCATGAAAGTAGAAGGCAATAAAATCCGGGTTTCTTTTGATCATGCGGAATCTGGGTTGGTAGTGAAAAATGGCAAAGAACTAACCGATTTTGAAATTGCCGGATCCGATCAGAAATTTGTGAAAGCCTCGGCCCGTATTTCAGGTAAAACCATAATTGTACAGGCTCCCGAAGTGAAAGATCCGGTGGCGGTCCGGTTTGCCTGGGATAATATCGCGGAACCCAATTTGTTTAATAAAGCCGGATTACCTGCTTCTACTTTTCATCCCGGAGATAACTTTGCCGATAGTCAGTAG
- a CDS encoding alpha-galactosidase, with protein sequence MNNNTRSSYFSGLFLKVSRLLVLILLTNMAAFAQKATVIPIETQHFGMALQVGTDKRVGIIHFGTKLNNSSEYQYSPAMYHRGDDYSGILNSAYTPSGSRNLVEPALEVRHADGNTSLDLQYVRHNVQKTDNNVSTTSVVLRDPVYGLEVTLHYKVYAAEDVVEQWSVIKNNEKGNVTLNKYASANLYVSANNYWLKHYHGDWAKEMQTEEVRLTSGIKVLDTKLGTRANLYQPPTFMVSLDRPATEDEGRVLYGSVEWTGNFRVDLEVDPLNNLRLIAGINPHASEYTLSKGQEFTTPLFLYTYSDKGKGAASRSLHRWARKYRIMQGNGSRLTLLNNWEATFFDFDEPKLAELIKDTKKLGVDMFLLDDGWFANKYPRNADNAGLGDWQENVKKLPHGIGYLVKEAQNNQVKFGIWVEPEMVNPKSELYEKHPEWVIREPKRPEHLYRNQLVLDLSNPKVQDFVFGVLDNIMTKNPNVAFFKWDCNAVIYNAHSEYLKDKQSHLYVDYVRGLYKVLERFRAKYPDLPMMLCSGGGGRVDYAALKYFTEFWVSDNTDPLERIFMQYEYSYFFPAIAHDNHVTDWGKQPIKFRTDVAMIGKLGFDIVVSKLEPNDLKFCQDAVSTYKSLSDVIWHGDLYRLASPRENDFASVMYVNEGQNRAVMFNYLVSNRYDAGTLSPVKMGGLDPNKKYQVKEINLYPGTQSSISGNTSYSGNYLMTVGFNPNVNARRTSVILEVTEAR encoded by the coding sequence ATGAACAATAATACCCGAAGTAGTTATTTTTCCGGCTTATTCTTAAAAGTAAGCCGTTTATTGGTTTTAATATTGCTCACGAATATGGCAGCTTTTGCTCAAAAAGCTACGGTTATTCCCATTGAAACGCAGCACTTTGGTATGGCGCTGCAGGTAGGTACCGACAAGCGGGTAGGTATTATTCACTTCGGCACCAAATTAAATAATAGCAGCGAATACCAGTATTCCCCTGCCATGTACCACCGCGGCGACGATTATTCCGGCATTTTAAACTCGGCGTACACGCCCAGCGGCTCGCGCAACCTGGTAGAGCCGGCCTTAGAAGTTAGGCACGCCGATGGCAATACTTCGTTGGATTTACAGTACGTGCGCCACAACGTGCAGAAGACCGATAATAACGTTTCTACTACCAGCGTGGTACTCCGCGATCCCGTTTATGGTCTGGAAGTTACTTTACATTACAAAGTATACGCCGCCGAAGACGTGGTGGAGCAATGGTCGGTGATAAAAAACAACGAAAAAGGGAATGTAACCCTTAACAAATACGCCTCGGCTAATTTGTACGTATCGGCTAATAATTACTGGCTGAAACATTACCACGGCGACTGGGCCAAAGAAATGCAAACCGAAGAAGTTCGCCTGACATCGGGCATTAAAGTACTCGACACCAAACTGGGTACGCGCGCCAATTTGTACCAACCGCCTACTTTTATGGTATCTCTGGACCGGCCCGCCACCGAAGACGAAGGCCGCGTACTGTACGGTTCCGTAGAATGGACGGGTAATTTTAGAGTTGATTTGGAAGTGGACCCCTTAAATAATTTGCGTTTAATTGCCGGGATTAACCCGCACGCTTCGGAATATACTTTAAGCAAAGGCCAGGAATTTACTACTCCCCTATTTTTATACACTTACTCCGATAAAGGGAAAGGCGCTGCCAGCCGCAGCCTGCACCGCTGGGCCCGCAAATACCGCATTATGCAGGGCAATGGTTCCCGTCTTACTTTATTGAACAACTGGGAAGCTACTTTCTTTGATTTTGACGAGCCTAAACTGGCCGAACTAATTAAAGATACGAAAAAGCTAGGCGTAGATATGTTCTTGTTAGACGATGGCTGGTTCGCGAACAAATACCCCCGCAACGCCGATAACGCCGGCTTGGGCGATTGGCAGGAAAACGTAAAAAAATTACCGCACGGCATTGGGTATTTAGTAAAAGAAGCTCAGAACAATCAGGTAAAATTTGGTATTTGGGTAGAACCCGAAATGGTAAACCCCAAAAGTGAGCTCTACGAAAAACACCCGGAATGGGTAATTCGGGAACCCAAACGACCTGAGCATTTGTACCGCAACCAATTGGTACTCGATTTAAGTAATCCCAAAGTGCAGGATTTTGTGTTTGGTGTTTTAGATAACATTATGACCAAAAACCCAAACGTGGCTTTCTTTAAATGGGATTGCAACGCGGTTATTTACAACGCGCATTCCGAATATTTAAAAGATAAGCAATCGCATTTGTACGTAGATTACGTGCGGGGCCTGTACAAAGTGCTCGAACGTTTCCGGGCCAAATACCCGGATTTGCCCATGATGCTGTGTTCCGGGGGCGGGGGCCGCGTAGATTACGCTGCCTTAAAATACTTTACCGAGTTTTGGGTAAGCGATAACACCGACCCACTGGAACGTATTTTTATGCAGTACGAATATTCTTACTTTTTCCCGGCCATTGCCCACGACAACCACGTTACCGACTGGGGCAAACAACCCATTAAATTCCGGACCGACGTGGCCATGATAGGAAAACTAGGTTTTGATATTGTAGTAAGCAAACTGGAACCAAACGATTTAAAATTCTGCCAGGATGCGGTAAGCACCTATAAATCGTTGAGCGACGTAATCTGGCACGGCGATTTGTACCGCTTAGCCAGCCCCCGCGAAAACGATTTTGCCTCGGTTATGTACGTAAACGAAGGGCAAAACCGGGCGGTTATGTTTAATTACCTGGTGTCTAATCGCTACGATGCCGGTACTCTATCGCCTGTTAAAATGGGCGGCTTAGACCCTAACAAAAAGTATCAGGTAAAAGAAATTAATTTGTATCCCGGCACCCAATCGTCAATTTCTGGCAACACCTCCTACTCCGGCAATTACCTCATGACGGTCGGCTTCAACCCCAACGTAAATGCCCGCCGTACCAGCGTTATTCTGGAAGTAACCGAAGCCCGTTAG
- a CDS encoding carboxypeptidase-like regulatory domain-containing protein — protein MNKVYFTITLLTFLAAIASCQDRKNIVVTGKVIDEKTGEPITNAEVVVLGWYMNNIDDASFAKQNLTTDKNGNFKARFVKGHQIDVASKAKGYQPTRSYNELNKNEIVVNLKLARQRDNPTLKSLLTTDNISAEPGKEPTFLRVRIYGDKDGKELDFKKAETFGYDFKSQTTHSDTTQSDIWFRIIKKEEQPTTIVAAPNGGIIPILNKDVNTSLLYEKTIAPTSGYFSPYRLKGDEAGFFVLCRDGKSYGKIILEQSEVDLSSPDGKGSFYKEFGNNFSSIYQTNGTNDLSYSVSDIDLEDFLVTLGTDRAKKKP, from the coding sequence ATGAATAAAGTTTACTTCACCATAACCCTATTAACTTTTTTGGCAGCTATCGCTTCTTGCCAAGACAGGAAGAATATTGTTGTGACTGGAAAAGTTATTGATGAAAAAACAGGAGAACCCATTACCAACGCTGAAGTTGTTGTGCTAGGTTGGTATATGAACAATATAGATGATGCTTCCTTTGCTAAACAGAATTTAACGACAGATAAAAACGGAAACTTTAAAGCCCGTTTTGTGAAGGGGCATCAGATTGACGTAGCTTCAAAAGCCAAAGGCTACCAACCGACTAGAAGTTACAATGAATTAAATAAGAACGAGATTGTAGTTAATCTAAAGTTGGCAAGGCAACGGGATAACCCTACTCTGAAGTCTTTGCTCACGACAGATAATATTTCAGCAGAGCCTGGGAAAGAACCAACTTTTTTGAGAGTTCGGATTTACGGTGACAAAGACGGCAAAGAACTGGATTTTAAAAAAGCAGAGACTTTTGGATATGATTTCAAATCTCAAACTACCCATTCCGACACCACACAATCTGATATTTGGTTCAGAATTATTAAAAAGGAAGAACAGCCAACAACAATAGTAGCAGCACCAAATGGAGGAATTATCCCAATCCTCAATAAGGACGTTAACACTTCCTTGTTGTATGAAAAAACTATAGCACCTACATCGGGATATTTTTCACCTTACCGATTAAAAGGAGATGAAGCCGGATTCTTCGTGCTTTGTAGGGATGGCAAGTCCTACGGCAAAATCATTTTAGAGCAATCTGAAGTTGACCTCAGTTCCCCAGATGGCAAGGGTAGCTTCTACAAAGAGTTCGGCAATAATTTCAGTAGCATTTATCAGACAAACGGGACTAACGATTTATCATACAGCGTATCTGATATTGACCTTGAAGATTTTTTAGTGACTTTAGGTACAGATAGAGCAAAGAAAAAACCATAG